The following DNA comes from Hordeum vulgare subsp. vulgare chromosome 3H, MorexV3_pseudomolecules_assembly, whole genome shotgun sequence.
ACATATGGCCCGCTTCCCATATTAACAATTTCATCAACATGAGCACCAAGGGAAGTAAAACAGAACATGGAATTGTAGTGTCTAATCAATCTCAGAAATCGAGATgaagcatcatcaccatcaaatTTAACCAAGTCTTTCAATGGAAAAGGCCAGTCATGGAATTTAGGTAATGAGACtttcccaccacaacaacaaccattgTAAACCGGCAAATTTAATCTTCCATCATGAGCACCCTTAGAACGTTCCTGAAACCAATATAAAGCATGGCAGGCACCACATATATACTCAGGACTTCCATAATATGAACGTCCGCCAACAGTTGCtgccatccaaaaagacataattcagAATGTAACAACTATAAAAATATTGCACAGATGCTAATTAGCATGTGGATTTGTACACATCTGGTTGTATGAATTGGTGGGTCCTAGGAACACAAAAGAACCTAGGATGCATATGAGAGGAAGAAATGATTAAACATGCATCCAAGATTTCAAAAAATCAGTGTATGCATGGGTTTCTGGTTCCGGGCAACAGTCGCGGATTATCGATTTAACGTGTGCATCCTTTATTCCTGAGAATATCCCAATTCTTTTGCCAGGTACGAATTAATGAATTTAATTAGTTCAAAGCAGTGTTCTTGATTGTTGTTCCTTTTTTTTCTACATCGTGTCTGAATGGGATTTGGAAATAGGTGGGTTTTGATTGATTTGATGATTTGTGTTACATCCTAGGTATCAAGGTAGAAAAGATAGTATTGTTGTTGTGGAAATTTTTGGCAAGGAGGAATTCTGGTGGGCTAAAAGTCGAGCAGCACATGGAATTAAATTACATGGATGCTATATTTTAAAAATTCCCATGGTTTGCCATATGCCTTTTGTTCAAGTTATCAAGTAATATAATATAAAATTCCATTGTTTTCATCAATACAGGCCTGCTTATTTGTATACTGATGATGATACTAATATGTTCATAAGATGCAATCAGATGACACTTCATGTGGAGTTACTGATGTGTACGAATGATGTGATTAACTGAAAGCAAAACCGAATATTTAGTGCAGCTCCTATTTTGTGTTGTATTAGCCATAACAAAACAAAACACTACAACATGGGGAGTTAAACGTgtaagctatatgtatgttgattAAACAAAAGAAAACACTACAGCATGAGGAATTaaatgtgcaagacatacatatGTTTCTTTACATTTGAATAGGATGACTGATAAAACGAAATAAACTGTAATAGAAGGCTGAACAAATTTAATTTTATGGAAAAACACCAGACCCTTAAAGAAGGCCAAAAGCAACTACCTTTCAACATATCAATGTGATGTTTGGAAAATGGAGGCGCAAGTTTTTTAACTGAAAATACAACCGTAGCCATTAATCAAATAACCATGTAGAAGAAAGTATGAAAACAATAAAGTGGAAAATATGCTAATAAGAAAGTATGTACCTTTAGTTTTGCCTGATCGATGTCTCCAAAGAAACTTTCTCTTCATTCTATTAAAACCAGCTTGCATAGGATGAACATATGGTAGGGGAAATACTGAAAAACAAGAAGCATGTTAATCAACCAAAATGCAATAACCTAAGTAAATATAAGTAATTCATGAGAAACAAAAATAGGACAAAACAAACCCAAAGGAGTAGGCTGGGCGGACATAACAGACCGAAAACCGTTGATGAATGATGGTCCAGAGGTCAAAGAAGGATCCATAGGTTGCTGCAATGAAACAGGCCGGAAGCATTAAGACAATGGCGTAGAGCAGTCGCCTTGGGAAACAATAGAAGAAGACGGCAATACTGTCAAAATTAtgaaaaaaacagagaaaaaacagcATGAGACACTGATATGTAATATCACAAAAgaacagagagaagaagaggtTCACCTGAAAAAGTCAAGGAAGCACTTCTGTTACATGGTATCTCTTGTATTGGATGCTTACCTTCACGAATATCTCGACGATGACGCCGTGCTTCTGCAGGATCAACGGGcccatatgcaaaagaaaaaaaacataaaaatacaaaaaacttAACCAAAGCATGTACATTAGATGAAATCAGAAAAAAACAAACAAATTTTAGCAGCAGGTATACCAACAGAGGACGCATCGAGAGCACGCAAGTGGAGACCAAACGATTCTGTGCAAGAAGAAAGCAGAGGACCACCAGCTGAATTAAGAGACAAAGAAGCACGTCAAGCAGCACATACATCACATCGGCCAACATGAGAAGATGCAGCGGATGACCACTCAGGCGAAGAATGCATAGGAATCTCGCCCGGAAAACATCCATCTAGTGACTCGAGAGATTCAATCAAAGGAAAAGGTGTCTCGAAAGAGCTACAATTTGGAGAAGCAGGCATGTTGACTCGACTACGGACGACGCGGCGACGAACGCCGCGGCCACGGACGCCGCGCCGAGGCAGCCCCCCACGGACGCCCCCAGACGGCATAGGAGCTGCCGCTGCGGACCCCCGACGAACGTCTCGACCAGATTGGTCAGCCGTCGCAGCCGCCTCATCCATACCGACGACCGAACCGAGAGAAGAGCAGGGCAACGCTTCGTATGTTATCTACCGTCAAAAAAAAGGCCAACGAAGTCAAAGTATACGTGTGAATACGTGCAGGAACAGCCCATCGCTTAACTGAAAAATATGGGACGTCGCGAGGATCGTTCGAGCGAGCTCTTTTTTCATTGCGCTAACCCAGTCAAAGCGGTGAACCGGTAGACATGTCGAATTGGTGACCAACACAGAGTCGAGCATAGTGGCCCATGAGCAGCCAgtctaataaaaggaaaaaaatgcatagggagagagaggaggaaataGGAAACACGTGCTAGCAGGAAGCAATCCATCGATAGCATGTCGAGGAGAGTaagaaaaaaaaaaagaacaaagAGGAAACCAAGTACGCGTGTCAACATGCGGTAACACCTGCTTACAAACACAAACGCACGACGGGAGTCCTTGCTTAGCTGCTATAATTCTtgtattgtatatatatatgtgcacaCTCTgcttctccctcttttttttctcgtaTGAAGCAGTGAAATCTGAAATGTATTAATGTTTTAGCGTCTTCTCGAGTGCAGAAAAAACAAACGGTGTCGTTCGTAAAAGTTCACAATAAATTTTAGTACTCAGATGATAATCATGCACATttgtattattattattattattattatttagttTTTTTAAGaagatatttttatttttacgtcGGCACGCTCATATTTGTCTTGCGTAATTCACAGTGCGGTTCAGTTCTTAAAAGTAGccgtgcaaaaaaaaaaaaaaaactgggcTGAGCGGAGCCCAGGCCCAGCCCAGCTCAACTCGACCTAAGATCTATGCTCCACTCCCACCTCCCCCGccgggccgccgccaccacccacaCCAGCACCACTCTAGCCGCCGCCCGCGACCATGGCGGAGGCGGCCATGCCGGCGGAAGGAGCGACGCCTCTCCTCGAGGGCCTGCTGGACGACATCGTCCTCTGGGATATCCTCGTCCTCCTCGACCCCAAATCCCTCATCCGCTGCCGCGCCGTCCGCCGCGCCTGGCGCGGCGCCACCTCCACCCGCCGCTTCCTCCTCGCCCACCACGCCCGCCAGCCCGCCTTCCCCGCTTTCTCCAGCAGCGGGTGCCGTAACTTCCTCGCCCTGGACCACCGGGCCGCCCAGCTCCACACCGTCGCCCGGCACGACGAGCCCTTCTTTCTCGAGGCTTCCTGCGACGGCCTCCTCCTCTCCAGGTCTTATTCCGGCCGCCGCCTCACCGTCTACAACCCTGCCACCCGTGAGCACGTCTCCCTCAGGTGCCCATCGTGGGGCTTCAACATCGTGGGGATGTACCCACACGGACTCACCGGCGAGTACCGGCTGCTGCTCACCAACTTCATGGTGCCTGAGGGCCAAACTGGATGCTATGTCCTCCCGCTTGGTTCCGACGAGCCACCGAGGTACATTGGGTGGCTGGACATGGTGAAACCGCTGTGCATAGAGATATCTGCCCTTGTCCGTGATAGCCTGCATTGGTTCCTGCTGAAGCATGGAAAGTATGTCTTGGTATTTGACACCACGGCCGAGTCGTTCCGGCACATGCGTGGTCCACTTCCTCTTGGCGGCGTTGACGCTGGCCTGTTTGAGATGGATGACACGCTCGGCATCCATTGCCATGACGATGCCATGGAAATCGTTACTATATGGGTGTTGCAGGATTACCAAAGTGAGGTTTGGCACTTAAAGTACCGAATCAAATTGCCGGTTGCAGATATATGGGAGAAGCTTCAAGTCGGTGGTGAAAGTTGGGGTTTGGGTGTTGGTGTTGTTTCGGGGGATGGTGACGTGCTCCTGTTGATCCATTTTCGTGGGTGGCTGCTTCAGGTTGACAGTGACGGCAAATTGATTAAAAGTTTTGATTGTGGTCACAGAGACCTGTGTATATATGAATATCGGCTCAAGCAAAGTCTTGTCAAGCATACCTTCTTGAGGGCTCTAAAAGGTTCTGAAGGTAGTGCCTCGCCTTTGATCTGATGGCTTTTGACTGAGATGCTGTTTCTTTCTGCCGAACTGTCATATGCTCATGAGCTAGAATATTTATGCATTGGACCAAGTATAAGCCTACTGGCCTCCTCTTtgctttatattgatgtaataagtTATTATCAGAAGCTTTGGCTGGGGTGTAATGTGGTTGCATGAAATCTATGCTTGTCTTCATTACCTTTCGGGCTAAAGTGATTATTGTATGCGATGATGCTAAAATCAAGATTTTATTTTGCTCTGCTTTTGAAATATTTGCCTTTCAGCTGACGAATTTAGCTTTGCTTTATGTTGTTGGTCTtagtgctcagttgtttgctatCTATATCCCTCATGCCGCTATTTCTTGAATTGAGGAATTGACTTTACCTTTTCACCTAGTGGTCTTCTTAATAGTCAACATTTACCGTGTTTCTTTTTCTATCATTTGTTAAAGCTGATGATGAAACCGAGGCAAAGAAAGATTACTTGTTGACTTGTAAACAACATCCGATTTTAGAAGACCTTGGAGTACTAGAAGTTATATTAAATGGTTGCAACATAGTCGATGAAATATTCTGTCATAAATTCATTATTCTCCATGAGTCAATTGCATCTTTGTAGGTAGCTCTTATTGAAACTTTAAGCTGGTCATCATAGCGAACTGGACATATTTACATTTTGTAGTTCCAATGAGCTCTAGTATTTTCTAGAATGGACTGATATTGCAAGCCGAAAAATATATGAATACCTTTTTGCGCTTCCATGCTGACACTGTTTTTACGTTGCATTGTTTGGAACGATCTCTTACAGTTTTCTTAACGTAGAAAGGATTTACGTTGCATTAGTGCTTCCTATTTGATGTTTGATCTGAAcataagttgaagaaacaaaattTGTAGTAATGAGCACAAGAAAGGCTTTCATGTCTCAAGAAGGACAGAACCAGGCCTGTTGTGTGATAACACAACTGGACAAGTACTGATCATTTGCTTCATAATTTTGAATTAAGGTGTAAAAGTAAGTTCATTATCCAGATTAGTCGATCCAGTATGCGTGTTTGTGATATGAACCTGGTGACTGATCGATAAGTCTTTTCACCATAAACTGTATTTGGTGCTCTTTGGTTGCACTAGATACATTTGTTGATTGGGTCATGCTATTGAACAAATCTTTTCAGAATGAACATCATCACGGAGATATAACCAATCACCTTGAACTCAAATGTGTCCTTGTAAGCTGAGGGTTCAGAATATGGACCAGTGGGTGAGAGTAGTCGCAGGTTATTCATGGAATGGCAGGTGAGCGCACAGCTACTAGTTACATACATCTCTTTCAGGTCATTGTCTGCAGTCTTACCTTGCTGAGATCATCTTTACCAGTGGGTGATCATTGGCAGAATATTGTCTTACCTTATTTCAGTAGCTGAATACAATTATCAGGACCCTGCTCTACTATGTAGTACCTTGTTGGTGACTCAAGGTTAACACGAACTGATACAAGCCAGGGTAAAAATAATGCAGAATACTGCTGATCTGTTGATGCTGCAGTCTTCCCCTTACTTGCAGGAATGGATACTTTGTGATGAAGGTGTTAAATGGTGAAATTCGAGCAGTGATATTTTAGTGCTTCACTGAATTGTGTGGAAATCACAGTTAATATCTACTGGACAGTGCAAAGATTCCACAACATCTTAGGTTTGGCACCGAAAATATCGATCATGCTAATTTTAAATTATTGGACCAACAATGTATATGGTGAATGCGAGACAAATCCCTTGCGAATAATCTTCGGTTGCCCACATTCTTTGTTAACTCTTTTGCAACATTAACTTGTGATGGTAGTTTGCATCTGTTCCAGCGTTTCCACTTCAGGGCATTGCTGGAACTCTGTGCTTTTAATCATTCACGTTCTGATTCACTGCAGGTCTGATACTGATAGTCTGCATGTTTCTGATAGACAAGGAACAACACCAAAACTAACCAGTgctttagagcatctctagtagaaccctcaaacccccaaacccttaaaaataaccgcttttttacagttttcgtccgaaaaacggcgtagactaaaacccttaaacccgtaaatatttttagaggtgcgagcctgtagaagtgagggttgggaggagtttctcctcccaacccgcactccacttCAGCTCCAGCGCGGGAGGGATTTTCATCCTGCTTCCGTCTCCAGCCGTCGCCTTCCTCGCGCCcgcctcgcccccgccgccgccatggagtccaccgtcgccgccgcgccgccgccggccgccgcgcccgccccggccccggccgcgcccgcccctgccggccccgtccccgccccggccGCGGCTGCagcgcccgccccggccgccgatgcgcccgccccggccgcccccgccaCCGTCGGGGCCAAGCGGCGGCGGGCAGGCCTGCCACCGCCTCCGTCCGCGCCAGCCCCGGCCGCCGCTCCCGCCCCTGCCACCGCCCCGGCTTCCGCCCCCGACGACGCTCCGGCCCTCAAGAAGAGCCGGTCGAAGGCGGCCTCCCGTGGGCCGCGAGGGGCTGCCTCTAAGGCCGCCGACGAGTCCTCCGCCGTGGCCAAGCAGCGGAAGAAGCTCGCGACGCGGAAGAAGCCTGCTGCCACGCCCGCCGAACCTCCTCCCGTCGCGCACGAggtgttcgaggaaatggcaaccccatcccCGTTCATGAACCTTCTCCAAGACGCGGAGGtggacctcggggctccgcctctagaaccctttaGGGTTGATGacttggaggaagatgaggaggatgaaggggatgacgaggaggaggtggccgagataGGGGAGGAGGCATTCACCGCCGCTTCCCATCCACACACGCGGTCGACAAACTACACCGAGGCGGAAGATATCCTCTTGGTTCGTGCTTGGGCAGCTGTGGGGATGGATGCAACCACCGGCACCGACCAAACCGGTAAACTGTATTGGCAAAGGATCAAGGACAACTATTGTAGGATCAAGCCGAAGAATAGTGGGTTCATCTCTCGCACTTACCGGTCGCTTCAAGGCCGGTGGGAGTTGATGAAGCCCGCTTGTGCTCGTTGGAGTGCGGCCATGGACCAAGTGAGGGATGCACCACCTAGTGGAACCGTGGAGAGTGACTATGTGAGTACATATCTCTTCACTATTTTGATTATGTGATTATGTGTGGCCATTGTTGTGTTCTTATGTGATTATGTGTGGTTGATAGGAGACAATTGCCGGCATGAGGTACAAGGAGATGGCCGCTTCCAAGGGCAAGCCATTCCCATTTAAACATGCTTGGGCAATTCTTCAAACCTTtgacaagtggaagttgagggatcaagagaccgcacccaagaagtcggcaatgcttaggatggatgatagtgaagatgaggagggggagaggaacttgggcaagcctgagggaaccaagaagggcaaggtaagggtgaagatggaaggagaggcgtcaagcctaagggagaagatggagcaaatgatgaaggcaagagaggaattgacaacgaagacattggagacgaagcttcttatcaccgagaagaagaaagaggtcaagcttgcacAAGTGGAAGCAAAGCGTGAAGAAGCAAAGCGCAAGGCcgacttggaggagaggatgatcaaggtgaaagaggcaaaggtatggaaagaactcatgatggaagagaaggagcacatgatgatgtccaagaaggacatggatcaagaacaattgcaatgatggaaggactacaaggaggacatcgcggagaggaagaggatattccgtggtgcgtcctctactcttcgaggtgacgctccgatgagttgtggtggcgatggcggtgtGGAAGACTCCACCACCGGCGACAATGGAGGTGCTTGATGGACGTGGAAGTGGTCTAGGAAATGGCGCCAAGTGTAATTTTTTGGTGATGGTATCGagtagaggaggaagatgatgattgtgtgatgtaaaaactattaaaccatgcatcaatgatcttt
Coding sequences within:
- the LOC123440841 gene encoding F-box/LRR-repeat protein At2g43260-like — its product is MAEAAMPAEGATPLLEGLLDDIVLWDILVLLDPKSLIRCRAVRRAWRGATSTRRFLLAHHARQPAFPAFSSSGCRNFLALDHRAAQLHTVARHDEPFFLEASCDGLLLSRSYSGRRLTVYNPATREHVSLRCPSWGFNIVGMYPHGLTGEYRLLLTNFMVPEGQTGCYVLPLGSDEPPRYIGWLDMVKPLCIEISALVRDSLHWFLLKHGKYVLVFDTTAESFRHMRGPLPLGGVDAGLFEMDDTLGIHCHDDAMEIVTIWVLQDYQSEVWHLKYRIKLPVADIWEKLQVGGESWGLGVGVVSGDGDVLLLIHFRGWLLQVDSDGKLIKSFDCGHRDLCIYEYRLKQSLVKHTFLRALKGSEGSASPLI